Proteins from a single region of Anastrepha ludens isolate Willacy chromosome 5, idAnaLude1.1, whole genome shotgun sequence:
- the LOC128863226 gene encoding uncharacterized protein LOC128863226 has protein sequence MATFYTTFIFFLSLLHLIVSIHVGTSTDIQPNRILDESLVSERTKRQTLQGHNRFDRMINELRAAAQDPSQPFKPYRYMRPYNTRNFPFREIIERVDTDFAGLEIRVPVYLRATILSSHVKDGPTAIPQHIRDYLERVGFKKTATRWDPNADQAGHLLANSLGGPTDEQFNFAPQAGRLNTLTPNTWSLWWGEEMDMLEFLREPNRRIEWELYAIRPPLTSTSQWRLRPTSFLLRHKNYNEAGALVDNGNHPIGQPTPVMCFSNDAANECHYNEW, from the exons ATGGCTACATTCTATACGACGTTTATTTTCTTTCTAAGTCTTTTGCACTTAATTGTTTCAATTCATGTTGGTACTTCAACCGATATTCAGCCGAACAGGATACTTG ATGAGTCTCTTGTGAGTGAACGAACAAAGCGTCAAACGCTTCAAGGTCATAACCGGTTTGATCGCATGATTAATGAATTGCGTGCCGCCGCTCAAGACCCCAGCCAACCATTCAAACCTTACCGATATATGAGACCGTACAACACACGAAATTTTCCTTTTCGAGAAATAATTGAACGAGTAGACACCGATTTTGCTGGTCTCGAAATTCGTGTGCCCGTATATTTGAGAGCGACAATTTTAAGTAGTCATGTCAAAGATGGACCCACCGCTATTCCACAGCACATAAGAGACTATTTAGAGCGCGTGGGCTTCAAAAAAAC TGCCACAAGATGGGACCCTAATGCCGATCAAGCGGGTCATTTGTTGGCTAATTCATTGGGCGGACCTACCGATGAGCAGTTCAACTTCGCTCCGCAGGCCGGACGGCTGAACACTCTAACACCGAATACGTGGTCGTTATGGTGGGGTGAAGAGATGGACATGCTTGAATTTTTACGGGAACCCAATCGTAGGATAGAATGGGAATTATATGCCATACGTCCACCGTTAACATCAACCTCACAATGGCGCCTACGACCAACCAGTTTCCTTTTACGACATAAAAATTATAACGAAGCTGGTGCCCTAGTTGACAATGGAAACCATCCCATTGGTCAACCAACACCTGTCATGTGCTTCAGCAACGATGCTGCAAATGAGTGCCACTATAACGAGTggtaa